One stretch of Mus pahari chromosome 5, PAHARI_EIJ_v1.1, whole genome shotgun sequence DNA includes these proteins:
- the Fcer1a gene encoding LOW QUALITY PROTEIN: high affinity immunoglobulin epsilon receptor subunit alpha (The sequence of the model RefSeq protein was modified relative to this genomic sequence to represent the inferred CDS: inserted 1 base in 1 codon; deleted 2 bases in 1 codon; substituted 2 bases at 2 genomic stop codons), whose product MATGGSAQLCLALLLMSLGVMLTVIQKSVVSLNSPWIRILTNKKMTLTXNGNNPLQNYSTKWIHNGTNXVTTSHLDSVSATIQGMKDTCRLVLQTSADVVLEKGSSLIRSHGKKNWXAHQMIYYKDAQVLALKYYDDGPNIFIRNATLDNSGTYDCSGSLHWVKYGWLQLIFPLLVVILFAVDTGLLPSTQEQFKSVLEIQKHRKGNKLKPKS is encoded by the exons ATGGCAACTGGAGGGTCTGCCCAGCTGTGCCTAGCACTGCTGCTCATGT CTCTGGGTGTCATGCTAACAG TCATTCAGAAATCTGTAgtgtccttgaactcaccatgGATTAGAATACTTACAAACAAGAAAATGACTCTTACATGAAATGGGAATAATCCCCTTCAGAACTACTCTACTAAATGGATCCACAATGGCACCAACTAGGTGACAACTTCACATTTGGATAGTGTGAGTGCCACCATTCAAGGCATGAAAGATACCT GCAGGCTGGTTCTTCAGACCTCTGCTGATGTGGTGCTGGAAAAGGGGTCCTCCCTCATTAGGAGCCATGGCAAGAAGAACT ATGCCCACCAGATGATCTACTACAAGGATGCT CAAGTACTTGCTCTCAAGTACTATGATGATGGTCCCAACATCTTCATTAGAAATGCCACACTTGATAACAGTGGCACCTATGACTGCTCAGGCAGTCTTCATTGGGT CAAATATGGTTGGCTACAACTAATTTTCCCATTGTTGGTGGTGATTCTCTTTGCTGTGGACACAGGCTTATTGCCTTCAACCCAAGAACAGTTCAAATCAGTCTTGGAGATTCAGAAACATAGAAAAGGCAACAAGTTGAAACCAAAATCCTAA